A stretch of Henckelia pumila isolate YLH828 chromosome 4, ASM3356847v2, whole genome shotgun sequence DNA encodes these proteins:
- the LOC140862103 gene encoding uncharacterized protein, producing the protein MTSFIKISMFSKEDFDDWKIRMQAHLSVLDDDMWFVITDGPLEITKVNTAIALSGGGPQYIEKPRIEWTAEDKKKANLDNVAKDILYKTLDKNTFSKIKTCKTEKEIWEKLIQHCEGNEQTKENKLSVATQKFDNIKMRPGESMTKFDERVSSIVIELNGLGKTYPNRKVILKVIRSLPKEWDVKTMAMRESKDLNKLELHDLFSDLKAYEFE; encoded by the coding sequence ATGACTTCATTCATCAAAATTTCTATGTTCTCAAAGGAAGAttttgatgactggaaaattcgcatgcaagcACATCTATCAGTACTAGACGATGACATGTGGTTTGTTATCACTGACGGACCTCTTGAGATCACAAAAGTCAATACTGCTATAGCCCTCTCTGGAGGTGGTCCACAATACATTGAGAAACCTAGAATTGAATGGACTGCTGAAGACAAAAAGAAGGCAAATCTGGACAATGTGGCTAAGGATATCTTGTATAAAACTCTTGACAAGAATACCTTTAGCAAAATCAAGACATGCAAGACTGAAAAAGAGATTTGGGAAAAGTTGATCCAACATTGTGAAGGAAATGAacaaacaaaggaaaacaagctatCCGTAGCTACTCAAAAattcgacaacatcaaaatgagACCAGGAGAATCAATGACAAAGTTTGATGAAAGAGTAAGCAGCATTGTTATTGAGCTCAATGGATTGGGCAAAACATATCCCAACAGGAAAGTCATTCTCAAAGTAATTCGAAGTCTTCCTAAAGAATGGGATGTGAAGACAATGGCCATGAGAGAATCGAAGGACCTGAACAAATTAGAATTGCATGACCTGTTTTCAGATCTAAAAGCATATGAATTCGAGTGA